A region of the Catenulispora sp. EB89 genome:
CTGCTACTGCTGAGGTGCGAGCAGGAAGCGCACGCCGCCGTCGTCGGCGACGGTCGCGTCGAGTTGCTGGTCGTTCAGGGCCTGTGCGGCCTCGGCCTCGAGGAAGACCCGGGCGGTCCCGGTCTCCACGACGGCGTCTCCGGCGTGCGGGCCCTGGGTGAGGGACAAAGAGAGTTGACCCTGCCCGCTGTTCTGGGCCGCGCCGTGCGAGACGATGCGCAGCCCGGCGCTCTCGTCGGGCAGGTCGGACTGGTTGGTCAGGTTGTGGACGGCCTCGGCGGCCCGGTCGGTGAGAGTCAGCAAGACTTCCTCCCGGTGCTGATCGTCGGATTGGGTACCCGACGCCGTTAACCCAGTCCTGGAGTCCTAAACATCAGGTGTCGCGCGCGCGGTGTTCACCATCACCCGATCGGGTGCGTTTACGTCCGGCCCGAACGGTCACAAGGTATCGACGCTGACCGGCGAGGTCGGCCCGCACCGAGGAGCTGCCGGATGAGCGCGACCGACCGCCGCGACGTGATCGACGTTCTGTCCGGCGACCACCGGACGGTCGAGGGCCTCGTGGGGCGGCTGGAGGTCGGCGGCGGACCGGACGTGACGCGCAAGTCCCTGG
Encoded here:
- a CDS encoding adhesin, yielding MLTLTDRAAEAVHNLTNQSDLPDESAGLRIVSHGAAQNSGQGQLSLSLTQGPHAGDAVVETGTARVFLEAEAAQALNDQQLDATVADDGGVRFLLAPQQ